A single window of Mycolicibacterium madagascariense DNA harbors:
- a CDS encoding Rv2732c family membrane protein codes for MSRREPDFDAFKGDIEDAERRVAREIDPGARALVVAILVFVVLLSFVLPHTGAARGLDVLIGDDTAIREAIALPSRVFVWLILVFSVGFSILALTTRRWGLAWIALAGSAVSCPIGMLAIWSRQTVAQPHPGPGIGLIAAWIAVILLAFHWARVVWSRTALQLAAEEERRRLAAMQQTKGLLDPEDGPDPTSR; via the coding sequence ATGAGCCGCCGCGAACCGGACTTCGACGCGTTCAAGGGCGACATCGAGGACGCCGAGCGGCGCGTGGCCCGCGAGATCGACCCGGGCGCGCGGGCACTGGTCGTCGCCATCCTCGTCTTCGTCGTCCTCCTGTCGTTCGTGCTGCCCCATACGGGCGCGGCGCGCGGCCTCGACGTCCTCATCGGCGACGACACCGCCATCCGCGAGGCGATCGCGTTGCCGTCGCGGGTGTTCGTCTGGTTGATCCTGGTGTTCAGCGTCGGGTTCTCGATCCTCGCGCTGACCACCCGGCGCTGGGGCCTGGCATGGATCGCCTTGGCGGGCTCGGCGGTATCGTGTCCCATCGGCATGCTGGCCATCTGGTCGCGGCAGACGGTCGCGCAGCCGCACCCCGGCCCGGGCATCGGGCTGATCGCCGCGTGGATCGCCGTCATCCTGCTGGCGTTCCACTGGGCCAGGGTGGTCTGGTCGCGCACCGCTCTGCAGCTCGCCGCGGAGGAGGAACGCCGACGGCTGGCCGCCATGCAGCAGACCAAGGGTCTGCTCGACCCCGAGGACGGGCCGGACCCGACCTCCCGCTAG
- a CDS encoding DUF349 domain-containing protein has translation MTTSESSGAPKPAPRPGPPRPTPRPGGVTPAAVVPPSADPHRFGRVDDDGTVWLVTSAGERVVGSWQAGEHDAAYAHFGRRFDDLATEVALMERRLASGNGDARKIKSAAAALAETLPTAAVLGDVDTLAARLSAIVEQADSHAAAERQKRDEHRATQTARKEALAAEAEDIAANATQWKAAGDRLREILDEWRTITGLDRKTDDALWKRYSAARETFNRRRGSHFAELDRERVSTRQAKEALCVRAEQLSGSTDWAATSATFRDMLTEWKAAGRAAKDVDDALWRRFKAAQDTFFSARNAVNAERDAEFEANAAAKERLLAEAEAIDVSDADAARAALRTIGAKWDAVGKVPREKAPDFERRMKAVEKAVRDAASTPGTDPEAQARADQFRVRAEQYEAQAAKAEAAGRTKDAEQARASAAQWREWAEAAVQALGRKR, from the coding sequence ATGACGACCAGCGAATCCAGCGGAGCACCCAAACCCGCACCACGACCGGGTCCGCCTCGCCCCACCCCGAGACCTGGCGGGGTCACCCCCGCGGCGGTCGTGCCGCCGTCGGCCGACCCGCACCGCTTCGGCCGGGTCGACGACGACGGCACCGTCTGGCTCGTCACGTCCGCCGGGGAACGCGTCGTGGGGTCCTGGCAGGCGGGCGAGCACGACGCCGCCTACGCCCACTTCGGGCGCCGGTTCGACGACCTGGCCACCGAGGTCGCCCTCATGGAGCGCCGGCTCGCCTCGGGCAACGGCGACGCCCGCAAGATCAAGTCCGCGGCGGCAGCCCTCGCCGAGACGCTGCCGACGGCCGCCGTCCTCGGCGACGTCGACACCCTCGCGGCGCGCCTGAGCGCCATCGTCGAGCAGGCCGACTCGCATGCCGCGGCGGAGCGTCAGAAGCGCGACGAGCACCGCGCCACCCAGACCGCCCGCAAGGAAGCGCTGGCCGCCGAGGCCGAGGACATCGCGGCCAACGCCACCCAGTGGAAGGCCGCCGGGGACCGGTTGCGCGAGATCCTCGACGAGTGGCGCACGATCACGGGCCTCGACCGCAAGACCGACGACGCCCTGTGGAAGCGCTACTCCGCCGCCCGCGAGACGTTCAACCGCCGCCGCGGATCGCACTTCGCCGAACTCGACCGCGAGCGGGTGAGCACCCGCCAGGCCAAGGAGGCGCTCTGCGTGCGCGCCGAGCAGCTGTCGGGTTCGACCGACTGGGCCGCCACGTCCGCGACGTTCCGCGACATGCTGACCGAATGGAAGGCGGCCGGCAGGGCCGCCAAGGACGTCGACGACGCGCTGTGGCGCCGGTTCAAGGCGGCCCAGGACACGTTCTTCTCGGCCCGCAACGCCGTCAACGCCGAGCGTGACGCCGAGTTCGAGGCGAACGCGGCCGCCAAGGAGAGACTGCTCGCCGAGGCCGAGGCGATCGACGTGTCCGACGCCGACGCCGCGCGCGCGGCACTGCGAACCATCGGCGCCAAGTGGGACGCCGTCGGCAAGGTTCCGCGGGAGAAGGCGCCGGACTTCGAGCGCCGGATGAAGGCCGTCGAGAAGGCGGTCCGCGACGCGGCGTCCACCCCGGGCACCGACCCCGAGGCGCAGGCCAGGGCCGATCAATTCAGGGTCCGTGCCGAGCAGTACGAGGCACAGGCGGCCAAGGCCGAGGCGGCGGGTCGCACCAAGGACGCCGAGCAGGCCAGGGCCAGCGCCGCGCAGTGGCGGGAGTGGGCCGAGGCCGCCGTGCAGGCGTTGGGCAGGAAGCGCTAG
- a CDS encoding class III extradiol ring-cleavage dioxygenase family protein: MLSAIALVPSAPVMVPELACGAAPELTDLTSAVSAVAAELPDRWFVVGTGPADDVIGPATVGTFAGYGVDVRVALSPNAVGAPKALPLSALIAAWVRTTAAPRASAEAWVYAADHGRDAALARGRALRAEVDALSEPVGVLVVADGATTLTPSAPGGYDPDSIAVQAALDDALAAGDTEALTRLPDGIVGRVAYQVLAGLVGSGTRAREAYRGAPFGVGYFVGTWSP, encoded by the coding sequence GTGTTGAGTGCCATCGCCCTGGTCCCGTCGGCGCCGGTCATGGTGCCCGAATTGGCCTGCGGAGCCGCACCCGAGCTGACCGATCTGACGTCGGCGGTGTCGGCCGTGGCCGCCGAACTGCCCGACCGCTGGTTCGTCGTCGGGACGGGTCCGGCCGACGACGTGATCGGGCCCGCCACCGTGGGCACGTTCGCCGGATACGGGGTCGACGTGCGAGTCGCGTTGTCGCCGAACGCCGTTGGCGCTCCCAAGGCGTTGCCCCTGAGCGCGTTGATCGCCGCGTGGGTGCGGACCACCGCGGCGCCCCGCGCCAGCGCCGAGGCCTGGGTGTACGCCGCCGACCACGGACGGGACGCCGCGCTGGCCCGCGGCCGCGCCCTGCGCGCGGAGGTCGACGCACTCTCCGAGCCCGTCGGCGTACTGGTCGTCGCCGACGGCGCCACTACGCTCACGCCCTCGGCGCCCGGCGGGTACGACCCCGACTCGATCGCCGTGCAGGCGGCGCTCGACGACGCGTTGGCCGCAGGCGACACCGAGGCGCTGACCCGGCTGCCGGATGGCATCGTCGGGCGCGTTGCCTACCAGGTGCTGGCGGGTCTGGTGGGGTCCGGGACCCGTGCGCGCGAGGCCTACCGGGGCGCGCCGTTCGGCGTCGGGTACTTCGTCGGCACGTGGAGCCCCTGA
- the miaA gene encoding tRNA (adenosine(37)-N6)-dimethylallyltransferase MiaA encodes MRPIAIVGPTGTGKSALALDVAERLGGEIVNADAMQLYRGMDIGTAKLPFDERRGIAHHQLDVLDVTETATVGRYQGAAGDDVEAIMARGAVPVIVGGSMLYVQSLLDGWGFPATDPDVRARWEARLAEVGVAALHAELADVDPEAATAILPTDGRRIVRALEVVELTGRPFAASAPTIGPPRWDTVIVGVDWETTVLDDRLRRRTDLMFDDGLVDEVRALQARGLHDGTTASRAIGYAQVLEALTAGGGADALAEARERTFVGTRRYVRRQRSWFRRDHRIRWLDGPAPGNADAVVDLWRDVS; translated from the coding sequence GTGCGCCCGATCGCCATCGTCGGCCCCACCGGCACCGGCAAGAGCGCGCTGGCGCTCGACGTCGCCGAGCGCCTGGGCGGGGAGATCGTCAACGCCGACGCCATGCAGCTGTACCGCGGGATGGACATCGGCACCGCCAAGCTGCCGTTCGACGAGCGCCGCGGCATCGCCCACCACCAGCTCGACGTCCTCGACGTCACCGAGACCGCGACGGTGGGTCGCTACCAGGGAGCCGCGGGCGACGACGTGGAGGCGATCATGGCCCGCGGCGCCGTCCCGGTCATCGTCGGCGGCTCCATGCTCTACGTGCAGTCCCTGCTCGACGGGTGGGGTTTCCCGGCGACCGATCCCGACGTGCGCGCCCGGTGGGAGGCCCGGCTCGCCGAGGTCGGCGTGGCGGCGCTGCACGCCGAGCTGGCGGACGTCGACCCCGAGGCGGCGACGGCGATCCTGCCCACCGACGGGCGGCGCATCGTGCGGGCCCTGGAGGTCGTGGAGCTGACGGGCCGCCCGTTCGCCGCCAGCGCACCCACGATCGGACCGCCGCGCTGGGACACCGTCATCGTCGGAGTGGATTGGGAGACAACCGTTCTCGATGATCGGCTGCGCCGGCGGACGGACTTGATGTTCGACGACGGCCTCGTCGACGAGGTGCGCGCACTCCAGGCCCGCGGTCTGCACGACGGCACCACGGCGTCCCGGGCCATCGGCTACGCCCAGGTGCTCGAAGCGCTGACCGCAGGGGGAGGGGCCGACGCGCTGGCCGAGGCCAGGGAGCGGACCTTCGTCGGAACCCGGCGCTACGTGCGGCGGCAACGGTCGTGGTTCCGTCGCGACCACCGCATTCGCTGGCTCGACGGGCCCGCCCCCGGAAACGCCGACGCCGTGGTCGACCTGTGGCGCGACGTATCCTGA
- the dapF gene encoding diaminopimelate epimerase, with the protein MMFAKGHGTENDFVVLPDVEARLALTPGAVAALCDRRRGLGADGVLRVTTADAALAAGVLDRIPEGVAADDWYMDYRNADGSVAQMCGNGVRVFAHYLRASGLERRDEFVVGSLAGPRPVVLHAVDATSADVTVDMGKANPFGTGSAVVGGRRFGGVAVDVGNPHLACVDAALTDADLAALDVAAPVSFDTALFPDGVNVEVLTAPVDGAVTMRVHERGVGETRSCGTGTVAAAVAALGHLGARTGALTVRIPGGEVTVTVTDATSFLRGPSVLVAHGELADAWWRAQQ; encoded by the coding sequence GTGATGTTCGCCAAGGGACACGGCACGGAGAACGACTTCGTCGTGCTGCCCGACGTCGAGGCCCGCCTGGCGCTGACCCCCGGGGCGGTCGCTGCGCTGTGCGACCGACGCCGCGGTCTCGGCGCCGACGGCGTCCTGCGGGTCACCACGGCCGACGCGGCACTGGCAGCCGGGGTGCTCGACCGGATTCCCGAGGGCGTGGCGGCCGACGACTGGTACATGGACTACCGCAACGCCGACGGTTCGGTCGCGCAGATGTGCGGCAACGGCGTCAGGGTCTTCGCCCACTACCTGAGGGCCAGTGGGCTCGAACGGCGCGACGAGTTCGTGGTGGGGTCGCTGGCCGGACCGCGGCCGGTCGTCTTGCACGCGGTCGACGCGACGTCGGCCGACGTCACCGTCGACATGGGCAAGGCCAACCCGTTCGGTACGGGATCGGCCGTCGTCGGCGGCCGACGCTTCGGCGGTGTCGCCGTCGACGTCGGAAATCCCCACCTCGCCTGCGTCGACGCGGCGCTGACCGACGCCGACCTGGCCGCGCTCGACGTCGCCGCGCCGGTGTCGTTCGACACCGCGCTGTTCCCCGACGGGGTCAACGTCGAGGTGCTGACCGCACCCGTCGACGGGGCCGTCACCATGCGCGTGCACGAGCGCGGCGTCGGCGAAACCCGTTCGTGCGGAACGGGAACCGTCGCAGCGGCGGTGGCGGCGCTGGGACACCTGGGCGCCCGGACGGGGGCGCTGACGGTGAGGATCCCTGGTGGCGAGGTCACCGTGACCGTGACCGATGCCACCAGCTTCCTGCGCGGACCGTCGGTATTGGTGGCGCAC